One window of Prochlorococcus marinus XMU1405 genomic DNA carries:
- the ispD gene encoding 2-C-methyl-D-erythritol 4-phosphate cytidylyltransferase: protein MHFLIPAAGSGSRMKAGKNKLLIDLEGESLIYWTLKSVFSASSTNWVGIIGQPKDKNLLLNSAKDLAHKVHWINGGDTRQQSVFNGLKALPKDAEKVLIHDGARCLINPELIDLCAKQLDENEAVILATKVTDTIKIVDNEGFIKETPDRNYLWAAQTPQGFLVDRLKKAHKMAIDKNWIVTDDASLFEMLNWKVKIIEGTYSNIKITSPIDLKIAKLFVKNS, encoded by the coding sequence GTGCACTTTTTAATACCAGCTGCAGGGAGCGGTAGCAGAATGAAAGCTGGAAAAAATAAATTACTTATTGATTTAGAGGGAGAGTCTTTGATTTATTGGACACTTAAATCTGTATTTTCTGCAAGCTCAACAAATTGGGTTGGAATAATTGGGCAACCGAAAGATAAAAATTTATTATTAAATTCAGCAAAGGATCTTGCCCATAAAGTTCATTGGATAAATGGTGGGGACACCAGACAACAGTCAGTTTTTAATGGTTTAAAAGCGCTGCCAAAAGATGCTGAAAAAGTTTTAATACATGATGGTGCTAGATGTCTAATTAATCCTGAATTGATAGACCTTTGTGCTAAGCAATTAGATGAAAATGAAGCTGTAATTTTGGCTACTAAGGTAACTGACACAATAAAGATTGTTGATAATGAAGGTTTTATTAAAGAAACACCAGATAGAAATTATTTATGGGCTGCGCAAACTCCTCAGGGCTTTTTAGTAGATAGATTAAAAAAAGCTCATAAGATGGCAATTGATAAAAACTGGATTGTCACAGATGATGCCTCTCTATTCGAAATGCTTAATTGGAAGGTAAAGATTATTGAAGGTACTTATTCAAATATAAAAATCACATCCCCTATAGATTTGAAAATAGCAAAACTTTTTGTGAAGAACTCCTAG
- a CDS encoding LD-carboxypeptidase yields the protein MVFRLKKGDLIDILAPGSFIDEEENFQKGIEILKNWGLEINENNSLSKKFGYFAGDDLTRFEELEKAQNSKLIIFAKGGWGSARLLEKEPSWQHGLMLGFSDTCSLLLSKYSQGFIGSIHGPMLTGLFKEPEWSLERLRNLLFEGYVEDIRGIPLRSGQAKGEIIVSNLTIATFLIGTSHFPDCKGKIIIFEDINEDIYKIDRMLTYLRMTKILTEIAGIGFGSFSNDSCDLEWKDLLKNCIIERLQGYDFPILFDLPVGHISGNACIPYGYKATLDGDNGILSIDKPF from the coding sequence ATGGTTTTTAGATTAAAAAAAGGAGATCTAATAGATATTTTAGCTCCAGGCTCCTTTATTGATGAAGAAGAAAATTTTCAAAAAGGCATAGAAATCTTAAAAAACTGGGGCTTGGAAATTAATGAAAATAATTCTCTATCAAAAAAATTTGGTTATTTTGCAGGTGATGATCTAACTAGATTTGAAGAACTGGAAAAAGCACAGAATAGTAAGCTAATCATTTTTGCAAAAGGAGGCTGGGGTTCAGCAAGACTTTTAGAAAAAGAACCTTCTTGGCAGCATGGTTTAATGCTTGGATTCTCAGATACATGTTCTTTATTATTATCTAAATATTCTCAAGGATTTATTGGTTCTATTCATGGCCCCATGCTTACTGGCCTTTTCAAAGAGCCAGAGTGGAGTCTTGAAAGATTAAGAAATTTACTTTTTGAGGGATATGTTGAGGACATAAGAGGAATTCCCTTAAGAAGTGGGCAAGCTAAAGGAGAAATTATCGTTTCCAACTTAACTATTGCTACTTTTTTAATTGGTACTAGTCACTTTCCGGATTGCAAAGGGAAAATAATAATTTTTGAAGATATTAATGAAGATATTTATAAAATTGATCGCATGTTGACTTACCTCAGAATGACTAAAATACTTACTGAAATTGCGGGTATTGGATTCGGAAGTTTTTCTAATGATTCCTGTGACCTTGAATGGAAAGATTTACTAAAAAACTGCATTATTGAAAGACTCCAAGGGTATGATTTTCCTATTCTTTTTGACCTCCCCGTAGGCCACATATCAGGGAATGCTTGTATTCCTTATGGATATAAAGCAACCTTAGATGGTGATAACGGAATTCTTAGTATCGATAAACCTTTTTAA
- a CDS encoding 4-hydroxybenzoate polyprenyltransferase has translation MKYTIGYMRNKNRQIKLNNFIELLRWNKPTGRMILLIPAGWSLYLTPDANPSFLMLLRIILGGLLVSGLGCVVNDIWDKKIDQRVFRTKNRPLAANKIGLKTAYSILFFLILCSFFLTLSLPQPGRILSISLAFLALPIILIYPSAKRWFKYPQLILSICWGFAVLIPWAANEGNLNSVVLLFCWLATIFWTFGFDTIYALADKKYDIEIGINSSAVNLQNNTRITIQICYLLSSIFLALCGFINQMDFIFWPIWLTTAILMQRDILKVFPEEKQSIKNIGNHFKNQSIYGGVILLGIIIAS, from the coding sequence ATGAAATATACAATAGGTTATATGCGAAATAAAAATCGACAAATTAAATTAAATAATTTTATTGAATTATTGAGGTGGAATAAGCCGACTGGAAGAATGATCTTACTTATTCCTGCTGGATGGAGTTTATATTTAACCCCAGATGCTAATCCATCATTTTTAATGTTGTTAAGAATAATCCTGGGAGGGCTACTAGTAAGTGGATTAGGCTGCGTAGTAAATGATATTTGGGACAAAAAAATTGATCAAAGAGTCTTTAGGACAAAAAATAGACCTCTAGCTGCAAATAAAATCGGCCTTAAAACGGCTTATTCAATTCTTTTCTTTTTAATTTTATGTAGTTTCTTTTTAACTTTGTCACTACCTCAACCTGGCAGGATCCTTTCCATATCTCTTGCTTTTTTAGCTTTACCTATTATTTTAATTTATCCTTCTGCCAAAAGATGGTTTAAATATCCTCAATTAATCTTATCCATATGCTGGGGTTTTGCTGTCTTAATTCCATGGGCCGCAAATGAAGGCAATTTGAATAGTGTTGTTTTATTGTTTTGCTGGCTAGCTACTATTTTTTGGACTTTTGGCTTTGACACGATTTATGCTTTAGCGGATAAAAAATATGATATCGAAATTGGAATAAATAGTTCAGCTGTTAACCTACAGAATAACACAAGAATAACTATTCAAATTTGTTATTTATTAAGTTCTATTTTTCTGGCATTATGCGGATTTATTAATCAAATGGATTTTATATTTTGGCCAATTTGGCTTACAACGGCAATCTTAATGCAGCGAGATATACTAAAGGTATTTCCTGAAGAAAAGCAATCAATAAAAAATATTGGTAATCACTTCAAAAATCAATCAATATATGGAGGAGTCATTTTATTAGGAATTATTATTGCCTCATAA
- a CDS encoding Ppx/GppA phosphatase family protein has product MINKKDLRYFQENQILVASIDIGTNSTHLLVAEINLELKSFSIKFTDKSTTRLGERDEEGNLTEESIQRALVTLKRFKEYCKSNGVKEIVTAATSAVRESPNGQDFIRRVLDETNIQIEMISGSEEARLIYLGVLSGMAFEDQSFVIIDIGGGSTELILADKKDAIALTSSRIGAVRLKNDFFNKESMNSERSSFLKTFIQGSLEPSVRKIKTRSKGDKTLSMIATSGTATSLGNLISEDLGESKQKLHGYKFKRENLKIVLEKLIKLPVSEIKKIPSLSERRSEIIIPGALILNTAMEMLNFNELIISERALREGLVVDWMLRKGIIKNELSIQSNIRKTTIVHQARKFGVDNTRAEKVIDIAFQIYDQTKNIFHSDNDPKAKELLWAASNLYNCGKYVNVGSYHKHSWYLIKNCELLGYSEAETNIIASIARYHRKTLPKKRHESWQNLISKEDKTLVLEMSLILRLAASLDQRPDKVISSVQIKLQENILTFELLPLIKNHDLLLEKWNLGLCRNVVKELKNLDLKVI; this is encoded by the coding sequence ATGATAAATAAAAAAGATTTAAGATATTTTCAGGAGAATCAAATTTTAGTAGCTTCGATAGATATTGGAACTAACTCTACACATCTCTTGGTAGCAGAAATTAATCTGGAATTAAAATCATTTTCAATAAAATTCACTGATAAATCAACCACTCGTCTTGGAGAAAGAGATGAGGAGGGAAATCTTACTGAAGAATCAATCCAAAGAGCATTAGTTACTCTTAAGCGATTTAAGGAATATTGTAAAAGTAATGGAGTAAAAGAAATAGTAACAGCAGCAACAAGTGCAGTTAGGGAATCTCCAAACGGTCAGGATTTTATTAGAAGAGTTCTTGATGAAACTAATATTCAAATAGAAATGATAAGTGGTTCTGAGGAAGCCAGATTAATTTACCTTGGTGTTCTCTCTGGTATGGCTTTTGAGGATCAGTCTTTTGTAATCATAGATATTGGAGGAGGATCTACAGAATTAATACTTGCAGATAAAAAAGATGCAATAGCTCTTACCAGTTCGAGAATTGGTGCGGTAAGGCTTAAGAATGATTTTTTTAATAAAGAGTCTATGAATTCAGAAAGATCTAGTTTTCTAAAAACTTTTATTCAAGGATCTTTAGAACCATCCGTTCGAAAAATAAAGACTAGATCTAAGGGAGATAAGACTTTATCTATGATTGCAACAAGTGGCACTGCAACCTCATTAGGAAATTTGATTTCAGAAGATTTAGGAGAATCTAAACAAAAGTTGCATGGCTATAAATTTAAAAGGGAAAATTTAAAGATTGTATTGGAAAAACTAATTAAATTGCCAGTTTCGGAAATCAAGAAAATACCTTCATTAAGTGAGAGAAGATCAGAAATAATTATTCCAGGCGCATTGATATTAAACACCGCAATGGAGATGTTGAACTTTAATGAATTAATAATAAGTGAGAGGGCACTTCGAGAGGGTTTAGTGGTTGATTGGATGCTTCGCAAAGGGATAATAAAAAACGAGTTAAGTATTCAAAGCAATATTAGAAAAACAACCATAGTTCATCAGGCCAGAAAGTTTGGAGTAGACAATACAAGAGCTGAGAAAGTTATCGATATTGCCTTTCAAATCTATGATCAGACTAAAAATATCTTTCATAGCGATAATGACCCTAAAGCTAAAGAACTTCTTTGGGCAGCTTCTAATCTTTATAATTGTGGGAAATATGTGAATGTTGGTTCATATCATAAACACTCTTGGTACTTAATAAAAAATTGTGAGTTGTTGGGATATTCTGAAGCAGAAACAAATATTATTGCTTCGATCGCTAGATACCATAGAAAGACTCTACCCAAGAAAAGACATGAGTCTTGGCAAAATTTAATATCCAAAGAAGATAAAACATTAGTTCTAGAAATGTCATTAATTTTGAGACTAGCAGCATCTCTTGATCAAAGACCTGATAAGGTAATCTCCTCAGTTCAAATAAAATTGCAGGAAAATATTCTTACTTTTGAACTTTTGCCTTTAATTAAAAACCATGATCTTTTACTTGAAAAATGGAACTTAGGGTTATGCCGTAATGTAGTAAAAGAACTTAAGAATTTGGATTTAAAAGTTATTTAA
- a CDS encoding helix-turn-helix domain-containing protein, whose protein sequence is MKEIKSVSANDNNGENSSLKRIGNFIKEARLSRNQSIEELSSDLKIGAHQLEAIEEGCEEKLPEKVFVKAMIRRISQKLKLDTKFIMDEFKTERKEVKIEEIVEEVSKKNYKSSQSKNLNPVGFLLFILISGFLGLIASSLIFNLFSDSSQNQIPKQELIKN, encoded by the coding sequence TTGAAAGAAATAAAATCTGTTTCGGCAAACGACAATAATGGAGAAAATTCCTCTTTAAAGAGAATTGGAAATTTTATTAAAGAGGCTAGATTAAGTAGAAATCAATCTATTGAAGAATTGTCTTCTGATTTAAAAATCGGAGCTCATCAACTTGAAGCCATAGAAGAAGGTTGTGAAGAAAAGCTACCTGAAAAAGTATTTGTCAAGGCAATGATTAGACGTATTTCACAGAAGCTCAAACTTGATACAAAATTTATAATGGACGAATTTAAGACAGAGAGGAAAGAAGTGAAAATTGAAGAAATAGTTGAAGAAGTTTCAAAAAAAAATTATAAATCTAGTCAATCTAAGAATCTCAATCCAGTAGGGTTTCTATTATTTATTTTAATTTCAGGCTTTCTCGGACTAATCGCATCGTCCTTAATTTTCAATTTATTTTCAGATTCTTCTCAGAATCAAATTCCAAAACAAGAACTTATTAAAAATTAA
- the cobM gene encoding precorrin-4 C(11)-methyltransferase produces the protein MDNKISFIGVGPGDPELLTLKALKKIKIADVIIWTDSLIPEKILDSAKEGSEKIKTSSLNLEQITSIMIEKFQAGKTVVRLHDGDPCLFGAIREQIEILKNEKIEIEVVPGVSAFQVAAAYHEAELTIPEVTQTIILTRAGGRTGMPEKESLKDLAKHNSSICLYLSARHVKRSQDTLLEFYPPETKVIVGFRVSWDDGWTSLIELKDMEKFSIAKKLIRTTIYIISPAISNSQKRSNLYNPSYKHLFRNK, from the coding sequence ATGGATAACAAAATATCCTTTATTGGTGTTGGTCCAGGCGATCCAGAATTATTAACTTTAAAAGCATTAAAAAAGATAAAAATTGCAGATGTCATTATTTGGACTGATTCTCTAATTCCTGAAAAGATTTTAGATTCTGCTAAAGAAGGTTCTGAAAAAATAAAAACGAGTTCACTTAACTTAGAGCAAATCACCTCAATTATGATAGAAAAATTTCAGGCAGGGAAAACTGTTGTAAGGTTGCATGATGGAGACCCTTGCCTTTTTGGAGCAATTAGAGAACAAATCGAAATTTTAAAAAATGAAAAAATTGAAATCGAGGTTGTTCCTGGAGTAAGTGCTTTTCAAGTTGCTGCAGCATATCATGAAGCTGAGTTAACCATCCCTGAAGTAACGCAAACAATAATTTTAACTAGAGCAGGAGGGCGAACAGGGATGCCCGAAAAAGAATCTCTGAAAGATCTTGCGAAACACAATTCCTCAATATGTCTTTATTTAAGTGCTAGGCATGTGAAAAGGTCTCAAGACACACTACTAGAGTTTTACCCTCCAGAGACTAAAGTGATTGTTGGATTCAGAGTATCTTGGGATGATGGTTGGACATCATTAATAGAATTAAAAGATATGGAAAAATTTTCTATTGCGAAAAAACTAATTAGAACAACCATTTACATAATTAGCCCAGCAATTAGTAATTCTCAAAAAAGATCTAATCTTTATAATCCATCTTATAAACATCTCTTTAGGAATAAATAA
- the lgt gene encoding prolipoprotein diacylglyceryl transferase, with protein sequence MLILQAFIQSPGESILNLGFITIRWYGLLISVSVLIGLFVSKKLAKARNINPEYISEILPSLIISSIIGARAYYVIFEWRQYSGENFFTSFELFNNIIQIPSFLAVWEGGIAIHGGLIGGLISIIYFCKSKKINLKTFIDILIPSIILGQSIGRWGNFFNNEAFGVPTNLPWKLFIPIQNRPLEFINYEFFHPTFLYESLWNLLIFIVLIITFNKQNKTDFFRPGFISCLYLISYSFGRFWIEGLRTDPLCIGGLPPFCDGGIRMAQFISIFLFSSGLIGIFFLRLRTYSGKNRKNG encoded by the coding sequence ATGCTTATACTTCAAGCTTTTATACAATCTCCAGGAGAATCTATTTTAAATTTAGGATTTATAACTATTAGATGGTACGGACTTCTTATTTCGGTTTCAGTTTTAATAGGCCTATTTGTCTCTAAAAAACTAGCAAAGGCAAGAAATATAAACCCAGAGTACATTAGTGAAATACTTCCATCATTAATAATCTCTTCAATAATTGGAGCTAGAGCTTATTACGTAATTTTTGAGTGGAGGCAATATAGCGGAGAGAACTTTTTTACTTCTTTTGAACTATTCAATAACATCATTCAAATACCTTCTTTTCTTGCAGTTTGGGAAGGAGGCATAGCAATTCATGGAGGTCTAATTGGAGGATTAATATCTATTATCTATTTCTGTAAGTCGAAAAAAATTAATTTAAAAACTTTTATAGATATATTAATACCCTCGATTATTCTTGGACAATCAATAGGAAGGTGGGGAAATTTTTTCAATAATGAAGCCTTTGGAGTTCCTACAAATTTGCCTTGGAAATTATTTATACCTATTCAAAATAGGCCTTTAGAATTTATTAATTATGAATTTTTTCATCCTACATTTCTCTATGAGTCATTGTGGAATCTTTTAATTTTCATCGTCCTTATTATTACCTTTAATAAACAAAATAAAACAGATTTTTTCAGGCCTGGCTTTATTAGCTGTCTTTATTTAATAAGTTATAGCTTTGGAAGATTCTGGATTGAAGGTTTAAGAACTGACCCACTATGCATTGGTGGACTTCCACCTTTCTGTGATGGCGGTATAAGAATGGCTCAATTTATAAGTATTTTTCTATTTTCATCTGGATTAATTGGAATATTTTTTTTAAGATTGAGAACATATAGTGGGAAAAATAGAAAGAATGGATAA
- the petA gene encoding cytochrome f, which yields MMKKTSLLICTLLFISSIVFYPKISFAYPFWAQQNYESPREATGKIVCANCHLAQMPTIAEVPQSVGADSVFKAVVKIPYKNDLKEIGADGSEVPLQVGAVVMLPDGFKLAPQERWTEEIKEETEGVYFTNYSEEKDNIIIVGPLPGDTNKEIVFPVLSPDPSTNKEYHYGKYSLHIGGNRGRGQVYPTGDKSNNVVFTSSTAGTINSIETIEDGSYLVNIENDNGEITTEAVPVGPQLIVNEQDKINVGDPLTNDPNVGGFGQLDAEVVLQSPYRVIGLIAFFIGVGLTQILLVLKKKQVEKVQAAEGI from the coding sequence ATCATGAAAAAAACAAGTTTATTAATCTGTACTCTGCTTTTCATTTCAAGCATTGTATTTTATCCAAAGATTAGTTTTGCTTATCCATTTTGGGCTCAGCAAAACTACGAATCCCCAAGAGAAGCCACAGGTAAGATAGTCTGTGCAAATTGTCATCTAGCTCAGATGCCTACAATTGCAGAAGTTCCCCAATCTGTTGGAGCAGACAGTGTTTTCAAAGCTGTAGTCAAAATACCCTACAAAAATGATTTAAAAGAGATAGGTGCTGATGGTTCGGAAGTCCCATTACAAGTTGGTGCTGTTGTAATGCTGCCTGATGGCTTTAAACTTGCTCCACAAGAAAGATGGACCGAAGAAATAAAAGAAGAGACAGAAGGTGTTTACTTCACTAATTACAGTGAAGAGAAAGATAATATCATTATTGTCGGACCTTTACCTGGCGATACCAATAAAGAAATCGTTTTCCCTGTACTTTCCCCTGACCCATCCACTAATAAAGAATATCACTATGGAAAATACTCGTTGCATATTGGAGGCAATAGAGGTAGAGGTCAGGTATATCCAACTGGAGACAAGAGCAATAATGTAGTATTCACTTCTTCCACCGCAGGAACTATAAATTCAATAGAAACAATTGAAGATGGTAGCTATCTAGTCAATATAGAAAACGATAATGGTGAAATAACTACTGAAGCAGTGCCTGTTGGTCCTCAACTTATCGTAAATGAGCAAGACAAAATTAATGTGGGTGACCCTCTTACTAATGATCCCAACGTTGGTGGCTTTGGACAATTAGATGCTGAGGTTGTGCTTCAGAGCCCTTATAGAGTTATTGGATTGATTGCATTCTTCATTGGTGTAGGCTTAACACAAATACTTTTAGTATTAAAGAAAAAACAAGTAGAAAAAGTGCAAGCAGCAGAGGGTATCTAA
- the petC gene encoding cytochrome b6-f complex iron-sulfur subunit, translating into MTQLSSNDVPSMGRRQFMNLLTFGTATGVALGALYPVANYFMPLRAGGGGGGTSAKDELGNPITKTGWLATHQAGDRSLVQGLKGDPTYLIVNEGGEIGEFGLNAICTHLGCVVPWDSGANKFICPCHGSQYDTNGKVVRGPAPLSLALAHVDIEDDAVLVKQWSETDFRTNENPWWA; encoded by the coding sequence ATGACTCAATTAAGTTCCAATGATGTCCCTTCAATGGGTCGAAGGCAATTTATGAATCTTCTTACATTTGGTACTGCAACTGGTGTAGCTTTAGGAGCCCTTTACCCTGTAGCGAATTATTTCATGCCTTTAAGAGCAGGCGGTGGTGGAGGTGGAACTTCTGCCAAAGATGAATTAGGGAATCCAATAACTAAGACAGGTTGGTTAGCTACCCATCAAGCAGGAGACAGAAGTTTAGTTCAGGGTCTAAAGGGAGATCCAACTTATTTAATAGTTAATGAGGGTGGGGAAATAGGAGAATTTGGTTTAAATGCAATTTGTACTCATTTAGGTTGCGTTGTTCCATGGGATAGTGGTGCTAATAAATTCATATGTCCTTGTCACGGCAGTCAGTACGATACTAACGGGAAGGTAGTAAGAGGGCCTGCGCCTTTATCTTTAGCTCTAGCTCATGTCGATATTGAAGATGATGCTGTACTCGTCAAACAATGGTCAGAAACTGACTTTAGAACTAATGAAAATCCATGGTGGGCATAA
- a CDS encoding DUF3067 family protein gives MNPLLVDEVIHYLIHRWGKKYDFRLFRRGKFVYFQMMWGFLGQESFPLSEDEYKKSIADKIEILNRCGYSEEVREWLMKVNAKPRLGRAVSLQLDLNEKMKEFLT, from the coding sequence ATGAACCCTTTGCTAGTAGATGAAGTTATACATTATTTGATTCATCGCTGGGGGAAAAAATATGATTTTAGACTCTTTAGAAGAGGAAAATTCGTGTATTTTCAAATGATGTGGGGATTTCTTGGACAGGAATCATTCCCTTTAAGTGAAGATGAATATAAAAAATCGATAGCTGATAAAATCGAGATTTTAAATAGATGTGGATATTCAGAAGAAGTAAGGGAATGGCTAATGAAAGTCAACGCTAAGCCAAGGTTAGGAAGAGCTGTCAGCTTGCAATTAGATCTTAATGAGAAGATGAAAGAGTTTTTGACTTAA
- the tatC gene encoding twin-arginine translocase subunit TatC, whose translation MRGTGQSENKLSDSMTFSDHLEELRQRILNSIYSILISIFFSFLIIKPLISFLEIPAGDIHLLQLAPGEFLFVAIKVAGYSGLIVSMPYIFYQIILFISPGLTKQEKSLILPAVFGSGLLFFLGLIFSWWILVPAAINFFISFGADIVEPTWSIERYFDFVLLLMSSTAIAFQLPVLQFILGSLGIITTEKMISNWKIVVISSAILSAVITPSTDPLTMSLLSISIVFLFFVGTGLTYLSENLKSKTLSSSH comes from the coding sequence ATGAGAGGTACAGGTCAAAGTGAAAATAAATTATCAGATTCGATGACTTTTAGTGATCATTTAGAGGAGCTTCGTCAAAGGATACTAAACTCAATTTACTCAATACTTATTTCAATATTCTTTAGTTTTCTCATCATAAAGCCATTAATATCTTTTTTAGAAATTCCAGCTGGTGATATTCATTTACTACAACTTGCTCCAGGAGAGTTTTTATTTGTCGCTATTAAAGTTGCAGGTTACAGCGGATTGATAGTTTCTATGCCTTATATTTTTTATCAAATAATATTATTCATTTCTCCTGGTTTAACAAAACAAGAAAAAAGCCTCATCTTACCTGCAGTTTTTGGTTCAGGTCTTCTGTTTTTTTTAGGATTAATTTTTTCATGGTGGATATTAGTCCCTGCAGCAATAAATTTCTTCATTAGTTTCGGTGCTGATATTGTTGAACCAACTTGGTCTATAGAAAGATATTTTGATTTTGTTCTCTTATTAATGTCTAGCACCGCAATAGCTTTTCAATTGCCAGTATTACAATTTATTCTTGGTTCTCTTGGAATAATCACAACAGAAAAAATGATTTCGAATTGGAAGATAGTTGTAATTTCCTCTGCAATATTATCTGCAGTGATTACCCCTTCAACTGACCCATTGACTATGTCATTGCTATCTATATCGATTGTGTTTTTATTTTTTGTGGGTACTGGATTAACTTACTTATCAGAAAATCTTAAGTCAAAAACTCTTTCATCTTCTCATTAA
- a CDS encoding Rqc2 family fibronectin-binding protein, whose amino-acid sequence MDITSIRSVLHYLTKNILPTKFDTAQQPEPNTIQLCFRGVNSQTWLEVSWNGDSPRILKINKPEKIGRESTLSKQIRYGLKYMALISIDQDDFERVIKFSFAKKPGDEINKYLIFELMGKHSNIFYLDNKQKIIAVGKQIKSSQSSFRTISTGSIYSGPPINLKKQPREDESFQSWKNSISIVPESLKYCLINTYQGVSPILTKQLEVISKTGNPQIMEKNIDFISDSDLKEIFKNWKIWINRFKNNNFKFSTFNDDFYCVWFFDKEINCENKIDLCNSLENYYDYYLKQKKLELLEKKIEGIIFKQTNTEKKNLNIQFDLLKKSENYEIYKEKADIIFASHEIKKQDIIKGQKLYKKSKKLKRSRELIKERLSIYKTNIERLDEFTMLLENLNSLNHEKLFMRIKLLEEIMEEICNEFNIKKQREDQKSIYEIESSPIQVDTPTGLKLQVGRNMRQNDLISFKFSKKGDLWFHAQESPGSHVVLKSSSQVASEQDLQIAADLAALFSKAKRNIKVPINLVKIKDLQKIKNGGPGCVSFKNGEIIWGNPTRGEDYIKKNLKTVI is encoded by the coding sequence ATGGATATTACATCTATTAGATCTGTCTTGCATTATTTGACGAAGAACATCTTACCTACAAAGTTTGATACTGCCCAACAACCAGAGCCTAATACAATTCAATTATGTTTCAGAGGAGTTAATTCTCAAACATGGTTAGAAGTTTCATGGAATGGAGACTCTCCTAGAATACTAAAGATAAATAAGCCAGAAAAGATTGGGAGAGAAAGCACACTTTCTAAACAAATAAGATATGGATTAAAGTATATGGCTTTAATTTCGATTGATCAAGATGATTTCGAGAGAGTTATAAAATTTAGTTTTGCAAAAAAACCTGGAGATGAAATTAATAAATATTTAATTTTTGAATTAATGGGAAAACATAGCAATATTTTTTATTTGGATAATAAACAAAAAATAATTGCCGTTGGTAAACAAATTAAATCAAGTCAATCTAGTTTTAGAACAATTTCAACAGGATCAATTTATTCTGGCCCTCCAATTAATCTCAAAAAACAACCTAGAGAAGATGAGTCTTTTCAATCATGGAAAAACTCAATTTCAATAGTACCTGAGTCTTTGAAATACTGTTTAATAAATACCTATCAAGGAGTAAGCCCTATCCTCACAAAACAATTAGAGGTTATTAGTAAAACTGGTAATCCGCAAATAATGGAAAAAAATATCGATTTCATTAGCGATTCAGACTTAAAGGAGATATTTAAAAATTGGAAGATTTGGATAAATAGGTTTAAAAACAATAACTTTAAGTTTTCTACATTTAACGATGATTTTTATTGCGTTTGGTTTTTTGATAAAGAAATTAATTGCGAAAATAAAATAGATTTATGCAATAGTTTAGAGAATTATTATGATTATTATCTGAAACAAAAAAAACTTGAATTATTGGAAAAGAAAATTGAAGGGATAATTTTTAAACAGACCAATACTGAGAAAAAGAATTTAAATATTCAATTTGATCTTCTGAAAAAATCAGAAAACTACGAGATATATAAAGAAAAAGCTGATATTATATTTGCCTCACATGAAATTAAAAAACAAGATATTATAAAGGGACAAAAACTATATAAAAAATCAAAAAAACTAAAGAGATCTAGAGAATTAATAAAAGAAAGATTAAGTATTTACAAAACAAATATAGAGAGATTAGACGAATTCACTATGCTTCTAGAAAATTTAAATTCTTTAAATCATGAAAAACTTTTTATGAGAATCAAGCTACTAGAAGAAATTATGGAAGAAATTTGTAACGAGTTCAATATCAAGAAGCAAAGAGAAGATCAGAAAAGTATATATGAGATAGAGTCTTCACCAATTCAAGTTGACACTCCCACAGGATTGAAGCTTCAGGTAGGGCGAAATATGAGGCAAAATGATTTAATAAGCTTTAAATTCTCAAAAAAAGGCGATTTATGGTTTCATGCACAGGAATCACCAGGCAGTCATGTAGTTTTGAAGTCTTCATCTCAAGTAGCATCTGAACAAGATCTTCAAATAGCTGCAGATTTAGCTGCTTTATTTAGTAAGGCAAAAAGAAACATTAAAGTTCCAATTAATTTAGTAAAGATTAAAGATTTGCAAAAAATCAAAAACGGAGGGCCAGGTTGCGTTTCCTTTAAAAATGGAGAAATTATTTGGGGAAATCCTACAAGAGGAGAAGATTACATTAAAAAAAATCTTAAAACAGTAATTTAG